The DNA sequence AAAGTCAACAGTCTTCTGGTTCTATCCTCAATCACTGGCACAGTGCTCCTTCTGTGTGACACATGGGTGCTGTCATTTAGCTGTAGGACTTTACCATTAAAAGactaatgattttatttttggtaTTCAGCAACTATACCAGACCCTGACGGACTATGATATTCGATTCTACATGTATGAGATCCTCAAGGTGAGTCCTCCAGCTCACTCTATGATGTGTCAAACTCAGAACGTTGTGATACTTGTTTAGATGAAGACCTTACACAAGACACTAATTCCCTGGAAAATGTtctttaactgtgtttttctttggctttttatacttgaaTTCATTTTGTTATCAGCATTTTCCTGTAGGGAGAGTCAACTAATTATCTCTAGCTGTTTTGGAAATCTTGGGAAGAAAAACTTAAACAGTATTTAACAAAGTCCCTTTGGTATTGTTTGTAGGCTCTGGATTACTGCCATAGCATGGGAATAATGCATAGAGATGTGAAGCCACATAATGTGATGATAGATCATGAGCACCGTAAGGTGGGTGAGAGATAATGTTGCTTCTGAAATGTAACAACATGATAAAGTTCATTGTCATTGCTGTTGtgcttttctgtttgcctctctgtgTGGATTCCTATTCTTCACAGTCACTCTACTGCATTCACAGGTTGAAGCACAATGTTTTAATTTCCACTTACTTTACTTGTACTTAGCACTCAGAACCAGGGTACGTACTAATTGCTTAATTTCTTTGTAGTTGCGTCTTATTGACTGGGGTCTGGCTGAGTTTTACCATCCAGGACAGGAGTACAATGTCAGAGTTGCATCTCGCTACTTTAAAGGACCCGAACTTTTGGTGGACTATCAGGTACGGCAGTGAGGTAGTAGCGTGTGCTTTAGCGTTTTTCTGGAGTGCAGTTGGAGGTCTTTGTACTGTGGATACTGAATTTTGAGTCTTTGTCAGTCACTGAATAACCCTGAATGAACCTGTTGTGTCCAAAATTACAGTCTTGTTCCTTTTGAAATGCTAGGCTGTATTTTAAGTCaaatcagttcagttttatttatatagtgccaaatcatatCAAgttacctcaaggtgctttatattgtaaggtaaataaATAGACTTTGTAACAGATTTCAGCGAGTAGTGTTTCAGTCATCTTCTCTCATCTTTCCTCATGATTGGTTCTTCCACTGTATTCTGTATTCAGATGTATGACTACAGCCTCGATATGTGGAGCTTGGGCTGTATGCTGGCATCCATGATCTTCAGAAAGGAACCTTTCTTTCATGGTCATGACAATTATGACCAGGTGAATAAATCTAAGCTATTATTGTGTTTccctttttatttactttaaaattgttttttgcgGTTTGTCTGTACTTGTTAATTTTAAAGATGATGAGTTTCATAGTGCACATAAAGTATACACAGAATATTTATTTTGGCTGTTGATGTTTTCTGTCCTTCAAACTAGTCAACTACtgtagtttctttttctttcttttttttttaacgacTATTAAATTAATTCCCAGCAGGATTTATAGATATTACCGTGAGCTTTTTTTAATAGGGTTTTGATCTACTAAGTGTCTAGATGTTTTCTGTAAACAGCTGGGAAATAGATTTTATTatagtgcgtgtgtgtgtgattgatgATTTCTAAATGACTGTTGCATGTTCTCCTGCAGTTGGTGAGAATAGCCAAGGTGCTGGGGACAGAAGACCTCTACGACTACATAGACAAATACAACATTGAGCTGGAACCTCGCTTCAATGACATTCTTGGCAGGTACTAGGTTCAGCTGAATTATTGTTAGCAAATACACCTGCGGGGGGGGGCGGCGACGGGGCGTCATGCTGTCAGGTAAATCTAAGATGGGTCAAATTGGAATTTCTTCATGGTTTGTTTCTGACTGGAATATCACAAACACAACCAAACTCCACAAAGACTGAACTCATTTAAATATCCACAAGAGAACAGAGCAATACAAAGAATCAATGtgaataaaattgtatttatattgcACATTTTAAGTTAAATATCACAGTTCAAACGAAGAGTTTTAGCTGCTGGGTGACTGATGATCCACTGAGTATATCTTCTCCACTCCCATCTTATTACTCATTCATGTGTGTATACCCATTTTGGTGGCCACAAAACGTTACAGAAATTTGTAATGGGATAATCTAAAGTGTttactgttttgtgtttacatgctGTAAACGAATACAAACACAAGGCactaatcccccccccccccccccccccccccaaataggCATTCTCGTAAGCGGTGGGAGCGATTTGTCCATAGTGAGAACCAGCACCTGGTCAGCCCCGAGGCTCTGGATTTCCTAGACAAACTGCTGCGCTATGACCACCAGGCCAGACTCACTGCCCGCGAGGCCATGGATCACCCATACTTCTGTAAGCCCTCACCATCACctctgtgtctatatatatagtcatttattttttctgctaACAATAAAATGAAGGTTGCCATGACAAgaagtaatttatttattgtttttacagtCCCTATTGGGAAAGATCAGTCTCGTGTGACCGGATCAGCCAACCTACCCAGTGGGAACCCTGCTGTTAGCACAGCAAACATGATAACTGGTGAGAACGCGCACTTATGCTGATAGTATACTGGCCTACAATTTAAATCCCCATGCCTTTTAATCCATCCaagtttctctttaaaaaaacaaaacttatggGTCTGTGCATCCTTGTGCTTTAGGTTTACATTTTCCTCAACCAACATGGCAGAGTTATTATGCATTAGCTTCATTAAGATGCATGTCAAAAATCTGGATGTCCTACAGTACAACATCC is a window from the Pelmatolapia mariae isolate MD_Pm_ZW linkage group LG5, Pm_UMD_F_2, whole genome shotgun sequence genome containing:
- the LOC134628172 gene encoding casein kinase II subunit alpha isoform X1; translation: MSGPVPSRARVYTEVNTHRPREYWDYESHVVEWGNQDDFQLVRKLGRGKYSEVFEAINITNNEKVVVKILKPVKKKKIKREIKILENLRGGPNIISLIDIVKDPVHIEPTTCASLLVTLGKFVSSRTPALVFEHVNNTDFKQLYQTLTDYDIRFYMYEILKALDYCHSMGIMHRDVKPHNVMIDHEHRKLRLIDWGLAEFYHPGQEYNVRVASRYFKGPELLVDYQMYDYSLDMWSLGCMLASMIFRKEPFFHGHDNYDQLVRIAKVLGTEDLYDYIDKYNIELEPRFNDILGRHSRKRWERFVHSENQHLVSPEALDFLDKLLRYDHQARLTAREAMDHPYFFPIGKDQSRVTGSANLPSGNPAVSTANMITGISALPASTALGPLTGSPVLSAATNALSTPVPAAAGAPQ
- the LOC134628172 gene encoding casein kinase II subunit alpha isoform X2 is translated as MSGPVPSRARVYTEVNTHRPREYWDYESHVVEWGNQDDFQLVRKLGRGKYSEVFEAINITNNEKVVVKILKPVKKKKIKREIKILENLRGGPNIISLIDIVKDPVSRTPALVFEHVNNTDFKQLYQTLTDYDIRFYMYEILKALDYCHSMGIMHRDVKPHNVMIDHEHRKLRLIDWGLAEFYHPGQEYNVRVASRYFKGPELLVDYQMYDYSLDMWSLGCMLASMIFRKEPFFHGHDNYDQLVRIAKVLGTEDLYDYIDKYNIELEPRFNDILGRHSRKRWERFVHSENQHLVSPEALDFLDKLLRYDHQARLTAREAMDHPYFFPIGKDQSRVTGSANLPSGNPAVSTANMITGISALPASTALGPLTGSPVLSAATNALSTPVPAAAGAPQ